A segment of the Pseudoalteromonas piscicida genome:
TATAAGGAGTTCTCTTTGTCACATATCGTTTGGAGTATTGCGGGTTCTGATTCTGGCGGTGGCGCTGGTATTCAAGCGGATATCAAAGCAACGCAGAGCTTTAATGTTCATTGTTGTACCGTAGTAACTGCGTTGACGGCGCAAAATAGTTTAGGGGTGGAAGCGTTAAACCCGGTTTCGACCACGGTTATCGAATCTCAGCTGACGGCGCTTTCGCAAGATATGCCTGCAACGGTGATAAAGATTGGCATGCTCGCCAATGTTCAGCAGATCCAACTGATCGCTGAACACCTCGAGCATTATAAAGCAACATGGGAAAAGCCGCCGCTTGTGGTTTATGACCCAGTAGCCATCGCGACGAGCGGGGATTCATTAACCGAAGAAGACACGGTGGATGCGTTAAAAACCCATTTATTACCGCTGGTGGATATCATTACACCCAATACACACGAAACTCAGCTGCTGACAGGCGTGTATTTGATAGGTCCTGAAGCGGTAAAAGAGGCTGCTGCCAAATTGCGTGAATTCGGTGCAAAGTCGGTGATCATTAAAGGCGGTCATTGGGATTACCCAAAAGGCTACTGCATTGATTATGGCTTGGCGGGTGATACCGAGTATTGGCTTGGCAATGAGAAAATTCAAACACCGCATAGCCATGGTACTGGGTGTAGTTTATCGTCAGTGATCGCGGCATGTATGGCCAAGGAGTACCCATTTAAAGATGCTTTTATTCTCGCTAAAGCATACATCAATGCAGGACTAAAAGCGGCGATACGTTATGGTGAAGGTGTGGGCCCTGTTGCGCATACGAGTTTTCCAGTTGATCTCAATGATTACCCGCAAGTGATAGAAGCGGGCTCTTGGCTTGCTGATGAACTAGAGTTTGCATTACCTGAGGAATTTAATTTTGCTGCAGGCTTTGCCAACATTGACGACCCTATTGGGCTTTATGCCGTGGTGGACAGCACTGATTGGGTGGAAAAATGTCTTGCTTTAGGTGTTGATACGGTGCAGCTGAGAATTAAAGATCCAGAGCAAGCTAACCTTGAAGCTGAAATACAAACCGCCATTGCACTTGGACAAAAATACGATGCGAAGGTGTTTATTAACGACTACTGGCAGTTAGCGATTAAACACGGCGCTTATGGAATTCATTTGGGCCAAGAGGATATCGATAAAGCTAATCTTGTTGCCATCCAAGAGGCAGGGCTGCGCTTAGGTATTTCGACCCATGGTTTTTATGAAATGCTCCGGGCACATAACTATCGCCCAAGTTATTTGGCTTTTGGTGCTATCTACCCAACCACGACCAAAGACATGACCGGCCAAATCCAGGGGTTGGAAAAGC
Coding sequences within it:
- the thiE gene encoding thiamine phosphate synthase, whose translation is MSHIVWSIAGSDSGGGAGIQADIKATQSFNVHCCTVVTALTAQNSLGVEALNPVSTTVIESQLTALSQDMPATVIKIGMLANVQQIQLIAEHLEHYKATWEKPPLVVYDPVAIATSGDSLTEEDTVDALKTHLLPLVDIITPNTHETQLLTGVYLIGPEAVKEAAAKLREFGAKSVIIKGGHWDYPKGYCIDYGLAGDTEYWLGNEKIQTPHSHGTGCSLSSVIAACMAKEYPFKDAFILAKAYINAGLKAAIRYGEGVGPVAHTSFPVDLNDYPQVIEAGSWLADELEFALPEEFNFAAGFANIDDPIGLYAVVDSTDWVEKCLALGVDTVQLRIKDPEQANLEAEIQTAIALGQKYDAKVFINDYWQLAIKHGAYGIHLGQEDIDKANLVAIQEAGLRLGISTHGFYEMLRAHNYRPSYLAFGAIYPTTTKDMTGQIQGLEKLMHFVPLMQSSYPTVAIGGIDLSRAQEVAATGVSSIAVVRAITEAQDPQQAVLELKQAMARHD